In Deltaproteobacteria bacterium, the genomic stretch TGAGCGCAGCGCGCGAGGGCCTCGGCTCCGCGTGCAGGCCGGCGGGCGGTCAGTGCGCCGGCCGAACTCGCCGGTCGCGCACGCTCATCGGCGGCCCGATGAGGGTGCGTGGCTCGGCGAAGGCGGATCGCGCTGCCCACCGCGGAGCAGGCGAGGCGGGCGGCCGACGGCGGGGGGGATCCCGTGCGAGGAGGTCCGGCGCCGCGGGCGGATGCGTTTCCCGCCGCAACGGCGCGCGCGGCGGGACGCCCGCCGGGTGGCGGTGCCAACGGCGCGCCGGGCGCGGGGCGCCCGCCGGTCGCCCCGCGGCACCGGTCGGCCGTGGCGCGACCGATCCGGTCACCGGCCGCGTGCGGGATGGTCTACGATGGACGTCGTCCGCCCGCGCGAGCCGGATCGCCACGCCGCGCGTGCGGTCCCACCCTAGCGCGCCACCCCGCAGCGACCCCGGTGTACGAGCCCCGATCACCTTCCGACGCCGACGCCCAGTCGACGGCGACCACGGCCGCGTGCCGCCCACCGGCCGCGTCGCCGGCCACCGCCGCCCCCGGTGCCGGCACCGCCACCGGAGCTACCGAGCGGCGGACGGAAAGCGGTGCCGTGGCCACGCCCGAGCAGGCGCTGCACGCCGACGAGGTGCAGCGCATGCGGGTGTTTTTCGCGTTCATCGGGGTTCTCACCGCGGCGCTCATCCCGCTGTTGATCGCGTTGCCGGGCGATCCGCTCGCGACCCGCCTGCACGCGGGGATGTGCGCGGTGACGGCGACCGTCTGCGCTGTCTTGCTGTGGATCGTCCGCGATCCCGACCGCTATCGCCCCTGGCACGTCACGCTGTTTGGGCACGTCGCCGTCGTGACGCTGTCGGCCGCGTACTACTTCTGGGGCGTGTTCTCGGGCGTTTTGCTCATCGCGCCGATCGGCACGTTCATGTTTGCGCTCGGGCGAAACTTTCGCGGTGCGCTGTCGATCCACCTTCACGCGACCGCTGCACACGCGCTGCTCGCCACGCTCCAGATCGAGAGGGTCATCGATGACGTGGCGCTGCTGCGGGCTCCCGAGCTGCCCCGCGCCGCCAGCTACGGCGTGCTGCTGGCGCTGCAGTTCGTATTCAACGCTGCGTTCGTGATGGCGCGGGGACTTCGGCGCAACACGTTTGCCATCATGGAGCAGCTCGACCGGGCGGTCCGCGACGCCGCGCACCGCGAGGCGCTGCTCAACGAGGCGCGCCAGGACCTCGCGGCCGCGATGCGCATCGGCGGGCCGGGCCGGTTCACGGATCAAGTGATCGGCTCGTTCCGGCTCGGGCCGGTCATCGGCCGCGGTGCGATGGGCGAGGTGTATGACGCCACGCACATCGACACCGGCGAGCCGGCCGCCGTCAAGCTGCTCAGCCGCGACGCGATGGCCAAGCCGGACGCCATCGCGCGGTTCGAACGCGAACTGCACATCGCCGCGTCGCTGACCGTTCCGAACGTCGTCCGCGTGCTCGAAGTGGCGGACGCCTCGGCGCCGGTGCGCTATCTGGCCATGGAGCGGCTGTACGGCGAGACCCTCGCGGATATCCTGCGCCGCACGCCGCGGCTGGCCGCCGATGCGACGATCGAACTGTTGCGCGCGCTCGCGGACGGACTCGCCGCGGCGCACGAGTCCGGCATCGTCCACCGCGATCTGAAACCGCGCAACATTTTCCGGCACCAGCGGCCGACGGACGCTCGCGCCGTGTGGAAGATTCTCGACTTCGGCGTGTCCAAGCTCGGCGACAGCGGCGGCACCCTCACCCAAGGGCACATCGTCGGCACCCCGACCTACATGGCGCCGGAGCAAGCGCGCGGCGACACCGTCGACCATCGAGCCGACATCTACGCCTGCGGCGCGATCGCGTACCGCGTCCTGACCGGGCGCCCGGCATTCACCGGACGGGACGTACCGGCGATTCTCCGCGCCGTGGTCTACGACACGCCACCGCAGCCGTCGCGCATCGCGCCGATCCCGCCCGAGGTCGACCTCGTGCTCGCGGTTGCGCTCGCGAA encodes the following:
- a CDS encoding serine/threonine protein kinase, with product MATPEQALHADEVQRMRVFFAFIGVLTAALIPLLIALPGDPLATRLHAGMCAVTATVCAVLLWIVRDPDRYRPWHVTLFGHVAVVTLSAAYYFWGVFSGVLLIAPIGTFMFALGRNFRGALSIHLHATAAHALLATLQIERVIDDVALLRAPELPRAASYGVLLALQFVFNAAFVMARGLRRNTFAIMEQLDRAVRDAAHREALLNEARQDLAAAMRIGGPGRFTDQVIGSFRLGPVIGRGAMGEVYDATHIDTGEPAAVKLLSRDAMAKPDAIARFERELHIAASLTVPNVVRVLEVADASAPVRYLAMERLYGETLADILRRTPRLAADATIELLRALADGLAAAHESGIVHRDLKPRNIFRHQRPTDARAVWKILDFGVSKLGDSGGTLTQGHIVGTPTYMAPEQARGDTVDHRADIYACGAIAYRVLTGRPAFTGRDVPAILRAVVYDTPPQPSRIAPIPPEVDLVLAVALAKNPDDRFASANEFAGALAEALAGSLRESLRARAHAVLASAPWGVRDAR